A genomic segment from Pseudomonas mendocina encodes:
- the rpsO gene encoding 30S ribosomal protein S15, producing the protein MALSVEEKAQIVNDYKQAEGDTGSPEVQVALLTANINKLQGHFKANGKDHHSRRGLIRMVNQRRKLLDYLKGKDTSRYSALIGRLGLRR; encoded by the coding sequence ATGGCACTCAGCGTTGAAGAAAAAGCCCAGATCGTTAACGACTACAAGCAAGCTGAAGGCGATACCGGTAGCCCGGAAGTGCAGGTAGCCCTGCTGACCGCCAACATCAACAAGCTGCAAGGTCACTTCAAGGCCAACGGTAAGGATCACCACAGCCGTCGTGGTCTGATCCGTATGGTTAACCAGCGCCGCAAGCTGCTGGACTACCTGAAGGGTAAAGACACCAGTCGTTACAGCGCCCTGATCGGTCGCCTGGGCCTGCGTCGTTAA
- the truB gene encoding tRNA pseudouridine(55) synthase TruB, translating to MAQVKRIRRKVDGIILLDKPRGFTSNAALQKVRWLLNAEKAGHTGSLDPLATGVLPLCFGEATKFSQYLLDADKAYETVAQLGVTTTTGDAEGDVLERRPVTVGRSEIEALLPRFRGEIKQIPPMYSALKKDGQPLYKLARAGEVVEREARSVTIARLELLALEAEQARLSVDCSKGTYIRTLVEDLGQLLGCGAHVAELRRTKAGPFDLARTVTLEELEAVHAEGGSEALDRFLQPVDSGLLDWPLLQFSEHSAFYWLQGQPVRAPEAPKFGMVRVQDHNGRFIGIGEVSDDGRVAPRRLIYTGA from the coding sequence GTGGCGCAGGTCAAACGTATTCGCCGCAAGGTCGATGGCATCATCCTGCTCGACAAGCCGCGCGGCTTCACTTCCAACGCAGCCCTGCAAAAGGTGCGCTGGTTGCTCAATGCCGAGAAGGCCGGGCATACGGGTAGCCTCGATCCGCTGGCGACCGGTGTGTTGCCGCTGTGTTTCGGCGAGGCGACCAAGTTTTCCCAGTACCTGCTCGATGCCGACAAGGCGTACGAGACCGTGGCGCAACTGGGCGTGACCACCACCACCGGCGATGCCGAGGGTGATGTGCTCGAGCGCCGCCCGGTGACCGTTGGTCGCAGCGAAATCGAGGCTCTGCTGCCGCGTTTTCGTGGAGAAATCAAACAGATACCTCCAATGTACTCGGCCCTGAAGAAGGATGGTCAGCCTTTGTACAAGCTGGCTCGTGCAGGTGAAGTAGTGGAGCGCGAGGCGCGTTCTGTTACTATTGCGCGCCTGGAATTGCTCGCCCTCGAGGCCGAGCAGGCCCGCTTGTCGGTGGATTGCAGCAAAGGGACCTACATTCGGACCCTGGTCGAAGACCTTGGCCAATTGCTCGGATGCGGCGCGCACGTCGCTGAACTGCGCCGTACCAAGGCCGGCCCGTTCGATCTGGCGCGTACCGTGACGCTCGAAGAGCTGGAAGCGGTGCATGCTGAAGGTGGCAGCGAAGCGCTCGATCGCTTTCTGCAGCCGGTCGACAGTGGCCTGCTGGATTGGCCGCTGCTGCAGTTTTCCGAGCACAGTGCGTTCTACTGGCTGCAAGGTCAGCCGGTGCGGGCACCTGAAGCGCCGAAGTTCGGTATGGTGCGGGTGCAGGATCACAATGGTCGCTTCATCGGGATCGGTGAAGTGAGTGACGATGGGCGTGTTGCCCCGCGTCGATTGATTTATACCGGTGCGTAG
- the rbfA gene encoding 30S ribosome-binding factor RbfA encodes MAKDYSRTQRIGDQMQRELAVLIQREIKDPRLGLVTITAVDVSRDLSHAKVFITVMGKDDDAEQIKLNLEILGEAAGYLRMLLGKSMKVRTIPQLHFQYDASIRRGAELSALIERAVAEDRKHQDGSEG; translated from the coding sequence ATGGCCAAAGATTACAGCCGTACCCAGCGTATCGGTGATCAGATGCAGCGTGAGCTGGCGGTACTGATCCAGCGCGAGATCAAGGACCCACGCCTGGGTCTGGTAACCATCACTGCGGTCGACGTGAGTCGCGACCTTTCCCATGCCAAGGTGTTCATCACCGTGATGGGCAAGGACGACGATGCCGAGCAGATCAAGCTCAACCTGGAGATCCTCGGCGAGGCAGCGGGTTACTTGCGCATGCTGCTGGGCAAGTCGATGAAAGTGCGCACCATCCCGCAATTGCACTTCCAGTACGACGCCAGCATTCGTCGCGGCGCCGAGCTGTCGGCGCTGATCGAGCGCGCGGTGGCGGAAGACCGCAAGCATCAGGACGGCAGCGAGGGTTAA
- the infB gene encoding translation initiation factor IF-2: MTQVTVKELAKVVDTPVERLLQQMREAGLSHSSAEQVVTDSEKQALLAHLKSSHGDKVEEPRKITLQRKTTSTLKVAGSKTISVEVRKKKTFVKRSPEELEAEKQRELEAQQAAAEAERLKAEEEAKRKAEEEAKRQAAAAATEAPAAAPAPASEPVVAAAPVVDAERKKEEVRRPEKARSDEDERRDRKHAQHRPTLKEKAPAPRVAPRSVDEESDGFRRGGRGKAKMKKRNQHGFQAPAGPVVREVSIGETITVGELAQQMSVKAAEVIKFMFKMGSPATINQVLDQETAQLVAEELGHKVKLVSDNALEDSLAESLKFEGEAMSRAPVVTVMGHVDHGKTSLLDYIRRAKVASGEAGGITQHIGAYHVETDRGMVTFLDTPGHAAFTQMRARGAKATDIVILVVAADDGVMPQTQEAVQHAKAAGVPIVVAVNKMDKPEANPDNIKNGLAALDVIPEEWGGDAPFVPVSAKAGTGIDELLEAVLLQAEVLELKATPTAPGRGVVVESRLDKGRGPVATVLVQDGTLRQGDMVLVGVNYGRVRAMLDENGKPIKEAGPSIPVEILGLDGTPDAGDEMMVVADEKKAREVALFRQGKFREVKLARAHAGKLENIFENMGQEEKKTLNIVLKADVRGSLEALQGSLSTLGNDEVQVRVVGGGVGGITESDANLALASNAVLFGFNVRADAGARKIVESEGLDMRYYNVIYDIIEDVKKALTGMLGSDVRENILGTAEVRDVFRSPKFGAVAGCMVIEGTVYRNRPIRVLREDVVIFEGELESLRRFKDDVAEVRNGMECGIGVKSYNDVKVGDKIEVFEKVQVARSL; this comes from the coding sequence ATGACGCAAGTCACGGTTAAAGAACTGGCCAAAGTGGTCGACACTCCGGTTGAGCGCCTGCTGCAGCAGATGCGTGAGGCCGGCCTGTCCCACAGCAGTGCCGAACAGGTAGTGACCGATAGCGAGAAGCAGGCGCTGTTGGCCCATCTCAAGAGCAGTCACGGCGACAAGGTCGAAGAGCCGCGCAAGATCACCTTGCAGCGCAAGACCACCAGCACCCTCAAGGTTGCTGGCAGCAAAACCATCAGCGTTGAAGTGCGCAAGAAGAAGACCTTCGTCAAGCGCAGCCCGGAAGAGCTCGAGGCTGAGAAACAGCGTGAGCTGGAAGCTCAACAGGCAGCTGCCGAGGCCGAGCGTCTGAAAGCCGAGGAAGAAGCCAAGCGCAAGGCCGAAGAAGAGGCCAAGCGTCAGGCTGCCGCCGCCGCTACCGAAGCTCCCGCTGCTGCTCCGGCCCCGGCCAGCGAGCCTGTGGTCGCTGCTGCTCCGGTTGTCGACGCCGAGCGCAAGAAAGAAGAAGTGCGCCGTCCCGAGAAGGCGCGTAGCGACGAAGACGAGCGTCGTGATCGCAAGCACGCGCAGCACCGTCCGACCCTCAAGGAAAAGGCACCGGCTCCGCGTGTCGCGCCGCGCAGTGTCGACGAAGAGAGCGATGGCTTCCGTCGTGGTGGTCGCGGCAAGGCCAAGATGAAGAAGCGCAACCAGCACGGCTTCCAGGCTCCGGCCGGTCCGGTGGTGCGTGAAGTGTCGATTGGCGAGACCATCACCGTGGGCGAACTGGCCCAGCAGATGTCGGTGAAGGCCGCTGAAGTCATCAAGTTCATGTTCAAGATGGGCTCGCCTGCCACCATCAACCAGGTACTGGATCAGGAAACTGCACAGCTGGTCGCCGAAGAGCTGGGCCACAAGGTCAAGCTGGTCAGCGACAACGCGCTGGAAGATTCCCTGGCCGAGTCGCTGAAGTTCGAAGGTGAGGCGATGTCTCGTGCGCCGGTAGTGACCGTAATGGGTCACGTCGACCATGGTAAGACTTCGCTGCTCGACTACATCCGTCGTGCCAAGGTGGCTTCCGGTGAAGCGGGTGGTATCACCCAGCACATCGGTGCCTACCACGTGGAAACCGATCGCGGCATGGTCACCTTCCTCGATACGCCCGGTCACGCCGCGTTCACCCAGATGCGTGCCCGTGGTGCCAAGGCCACCGACATCGTCATCCTCGTCGTCGCCGCTGACGATGGCGTGATGCCGCAGACCCAGGAAGCCGTGCAGCACGCGAAAGCAGCTGGCGTGCCGATCGTGGTTGCGGTGAACAAGATGGACAAGCCGGAAGCCAATCCGGACAACATCAAGAACGGCCTGGCTGCGCTGGACGTGATCCCGGAAGAGTGGGGCGGCGACGCTCCCTTCGTCCCGGTTTCCGCCAAGGCCGGTACCGGTATCGACGAACTGCTCGAAGCCGTGCTGCTGCAGGCCGAGGTTCTCGAGCTGAAAGCCACTCCGACCGCTCCCGGTCGTGGTGTCGTGGTCGAGTCGCGCCTGGACAAGGGCCGTGGCCCGGTCGCTACCGTATTGGTTCAGGACGGTACCCTGCGTCAGGGCGACATGGTGCTGGTTGGCGTCAACTATGGTCGTGTGCGTGCCATGCTCGACGAGAACGGCAAACCGATCAAGGAAGCCGGTCCGTCGATCCCGGTCGAGATCCTCGGCCTGGACGGCACCCCGGATGCCGGCGACGAGATGATGGTCGTGGCCGACGAGAAGAAGGCCCGCGAAGTTGCGCTGTTCCGTCAGGGCAAGTTCCGCGAGGTCAAACTGGCTCGCGCCCACGCCGGCAAGCTGGAAAACATCTTCGAGAACATGGGCCAGGAAGAGAAGAAAACCCTCAACATCGTGCTCAAGGCCGACGTTCGCGGTTCTCTGGAAGCTCTGCAAGGCTCGCTCAGCACCCTGGGCAACGACGAAGTGCAAGTGCGTGTGGTCGGTGGCGGCGTCGGTGGTATCACCGAATCCGATGCCAACCTGGCGCTGGCTTCGAATGCCGTACTGTTCGGCTTCAACGTCCGTGCTGACGCTGGTGCACGCAAGATCGTCGAGTCCGAAGGCCTCGACATGCGCTACTACAACGTCATCTACGACATCATCGAAGACGTCAAGAAAGCGCTCACCGGTATGCTCGGCAGCGATGTTCGCGAGAACATCCTGGGCACCGCCGAAGTGCGTGACGTGTTCCGTTCGCCGAAGTTCGGCGCTGTCGCTGGCTGCATGGTCATCGAGGGCACCGTCTACCGCAACCGTCCGATCCGCGTACTGCGCGAGGACGTGGTGATCTTCGAAGGCGAGCTGGAATCGCTGCGTCGCTTCAAGGACGACGTCGCTGAAGTGCGTAACGGCATGGAGTGCGGTATCGGCGTGAAGAGCTACAACGACGTCAAGGTCGGCGACAAGATCGAAGTGTTCGAGAAGGTCCAGGTGGCGCGCAGCCTGTAA
- the nusA gene encoding transcription termination factor NusA, whose amino-acid sequence MSKEVLLVVESVSNEKGVPAGVIFEALELALATATKKRFEDEVDLRVSINRQNGSYETFRRWTVVDESEFEDPAYQLTEDMPQAVEAKAKIGDVLEEKVESIEFGRIAAQTAKQVIVQKVREAERAQVVDAYRERLGEIISGTVKKVTRDNVIVDLGNNAEALLAREDIIPRETFRVGVRLRALLKEIRTENRGPQLILSRTAPEMLIELFRIEVPEIAEGLIDVKAASRDPGSRAKIAVRSKDKRIDPQGACIGMRGSRVQAVSGELGGERVDIVLWDDNPAQFVINAMSPAEVAAIIVDEDAHAMDIAVGEDNLAQAIGRGGQNVRLASQLTGWTLNVMTEADIQAKQQAETGDIMQSFIDELEVDEELAQVLVEEGFTSLEEIAYVPMEEMLSIDGFDEDIVNELRARAKDRLLTKAIANEEKLADAHPADDLLELEGMDKALALELALRGVITREDLAEQSIDDLLDIDGIDEERAGKLIMAARAHWFE is encoded by the coding sequence ATGAGCAAAGAAGTACTGCTGGTTGTTGAGTCGGTATCCAACGAGAAGGGTGTACCGGCCGGCGTGATTTTCGAGGCGTTGGAGCTGGCTCTGGCGACCGCGACCAAGAAACGTTTCGAGGACGAGGTCGATCTACGTGTGTCGATCAATCGTCAGAACGGTAGCTACGAAACTTTCCGTCGCTGGACCGTGGTCGACGAGTCCGAGTTCGAAGATCCTGCCTATCAGCTGACCGAAGACATGCCGCAGGCCGTCGAAGCAAAGGCCAAGATCGGGGACGTGCTCGAAGAAAAGGTCGAATCCATCGAATTCGGCCGTATCGCCGCGCAAACCGCCAAGCAGGTCATCGTGCAGAAAGTGCGCGAGGCTGAACGCGCTCAGGTTGTCGATGCCTACCGCGAGCGCCTGGGTGAGATCATCTCCGGCACCGTGAAGAAGGTAACCCGCGACAACGTCATCGTGGACCTGGGCAACAACGCCGAGGCGCTGCTGGCCCGCGAAGACATCATTCCGCGCGAGACTTTCCGTGTTGGCGTGCGTCTGCGTGCCCTGCTCAAGGAAATTCGTACCGAGAACCGCGGCCCGCAGTTGATCCTGTCGCGTACCGCTCCGGAAATGCTGATCGAGCTGTTCCGCATCGAAGTACCGGAAATCGCCGAAGGGCTGATCGACGTCAAGGCCGCCTCCCGTGATCCGGGTTCGCGCGCCAAGATCGCCGTGCGCTCCAAGGACAAACGCATCGACCCGCAGGGCGCCTGCATCGGCATGCGCGGTTCTCGCGTCCAGGCCGTTTCCGGCGAACTGGGTGGCGAGCGTGTCGATATCGTGCTGTGGGACGACAACCCCGCGCAGTTCGTGATCAATGCCATGTCGCCGGCTGAAGTGGCTGCGATCATCGTCGACGAAGATGCCCATGCCATGGACATCGCCGTTGGCGAAGACAACCTGGCGCAAGCCATCGGCCGTGGCGGCCAGAACGTTCGTCTGGCCAGTCAGTTGACCGGCTGGACGCTGAACGTGATGACCGAAGCGGACATCCAGGCCAAGCAGCAGGCAGAAACCGGCGACATCATGCAGTCCTTCATCGACGAGCTGGAAGTCGACGAAGAACTGGCTCAAGTCCTGGTCGAAGAGGGTTTCACCAGTCTCGAAGAGATTGCCTACGTACCCATGGAAGAAATGCTCAGCATCGATGGCTTTGACGAGGACATCGTCAATGAGCTTCGTGCACGGGCCAAGGATCGTCTGCTGACCAAGGCGATCGCCAACGAGGAGAAGTTGGCAGATGCCCATCCGGCGGATGATTTGCTGGAACTGGAAGGCATGGACAAGGCGCTGGCTCTTGAGCTCGCGCTGCGCGGCGTGATTACCCGTGAAGACCTGGCCGAGCAGTCGATCGACGACCTGCTCGACATCGACGGCATCGACGAAGAGCGTGCCGGCAAGCTGATCATGGCCGCTCGAGCCCACTGGTTCGAATAA
- the rimP gene encoding ribosome maturation factor RimP yields the protein MSSKLEQLQALLAPVIEALGYQCWGIEFLSQGRHSLLRVYIDKADGILIDDCEIVSRQLSGVLDVEDPISSEYTLEVSSPGMDRPLFTLEQFAAHVGEQVKIKLRSPFDGRRNFQGLLRGVEEQDVVVQVDDHEYLLPIDLIDKANIIPRFD from the coding sequence GTGTCGAGCAAGCTAGAACAGTTGCAGGCCTTGTTGGCCCCGGTAATCGAGGCACTCGGTTATCAGTGTTGGGGCATCGAGTTCCTGTCGCAGGGGCGTCACTCGCTACTGCGTGTCTATATCGATAAGGCCGACGGTATCCTGATCGACGATTGCGAGATCGTCAGCCGTCAGCTCAGTGGTGTACTCGATGTCGAGGACCCGATTTCCTCCGAGTACACGCTGGAAGTTTCTTCTCCTGGCATGGATCGCCCGTTGTTCACTCTCGAACAGTTTGCGGCGCATGTCGGTGAGCAGGTGAAGATCAAGCTGCGTTCGCCTTTCGATGGGCGTCGTAACTTCCAGGGCCTCCTTCGCGGTGTGGAGGAGCAGGACGTGGTAGTGCAGGTGGATGACCACGAGTATCTGTTGCCGATCGACCTGATCGACAAGGCCAATATCATCCCCCGATTTGATTGA
- the secG gene encoding preprotein translocase subunit SecG, protein MLETVIVVLHLLGAIGIVVLVLLQQGKGADAGASFGSGASATVFGSQGSSTFLSKFTGILAAGFFITSLGLAYFAKEKADALTQVGLPDPAVLEVQQKPAVEDVPVLEEQAPASGASDVPEAPEQ, encoded by the coding sequence ATGCTGGAAACAGTCATTGTTGTTCTGCACCTGCTGGGTGCGATCGGGATTGTAGTGCTGGTTTTGCTGCAGCAGGGCAAGGGTGCTGACGCGGGTGCGTCGTTCGGTTCGGGTGCTTCGGCAACTGTATTCGGAAGCCAAGGTTCCTCTACCTTTCTGAGTAAGTTTACTGGTATACTCGCCGCAGGTTTTTTCATTACCAGCTTGGGCTTAGCGTATTTTGCTAAAGAAAAAGCTGATGCGCTGACTCAGGTTGGTCTGCCGGATCCAGCGGTTCTGGAAGTTCAACAAAAACCGGCCGTCGAAGACGTTCCGGTGCTCGAAGAGCAAGCTCCAGCATCCGGTGCTTCGGATGTGCCGGAGGCTCCAGAGCAGTAA
- the tpiA gene encoding triose-phosphate isomerase → MRRPLVAGNWKMHGTRASVAELIEGLRQQDLPADVEVAVFPSSLHIAQVVEGLDGKAVKVGAQDCAAQVEQGALTGELAVSQLVDGGCGLVLVGHSERRLILGESDEVIVRKFAAIQVAGLVPVLCVGETREQREASETLGVVGGQLAAVVDALGVEALKNAVVAYEPVWAIGTGLTATPEQAQEVHAAIRAQVAQLNAEVASELRILYGGSVKAASAVELFGMQDIDGGLVGGASLNADEFGAICRAAGN, encoded by the coding sequence ATGCGTCGCCCCTTGGTCGCCGGTAACTGGAAAATGCACGGTACCCGCGCCAGCGTCGCAGAGCTGATCGAAGGGTTGCGTCAGCAGGACTTGCCTGCCGATGTCGAGGTCGCGGTGTTTCCCTCCAGTCTGCATATCGCTCAGGTCGTCGAAGGCCTGGATGGCAAGGCTGTGAAGGTTGGAGCGCAGGATTGCGCGGCGCAAGTCGAGCAGGGCGCCTTGACCGGTGAGCTTGCAGTCAGTCAGTTGGTCGATGGCGGCTGTGGGTTGGTGCTGGTTGGTCATTCCGAGCGTCGCCTGATTCTGGGTGAGAGTGACGAAGTGATCGTGCGCAAGTTTGCTGCAATTCAGGTTGCCGGCCTGGTGCCGGTGCTCTGTGTCGGTGAGACGCGTGAGCAGCGCGAAGCGAGTGAAACGCTGGGTGTGGTGGGCGGCCAATTGGCTGCAGTGGTCGATGCCCTGGGTGTCGAAGCGCTAAAGAATGCCGTAGTTGCCTATGAGCCTGTCTGGGCCATTGGTACAGGGTTGACCGCTACGCCTGAGCAGGCTCAGGAGGTGCATGCAGCGATTCGCGCGCAGGTTGCGCAGTTGAATGCTGAAGTTGCCAGTGAGCTGAGAATTCTTTATGGCGGCAGTGTGAAGGCCGCCAGTGCAGTCGAGTTATTCGGCATGCAGGATATCGATGGGGGGCTCGTGGGTGGAGCTTCTCTGAATGCGGATGAATTCGGTGCGATTTGTCGCGCTGCAGGAAACTGA
- the glmM gene encoding phosphoglucosamine mutase, translating into MARKYFGTDGIRGRVGQFPITPDFMLKLGWAAGMAFRKQGKCRILIGKDTRISGYMFESALEAGLAAAGADVQLLGPMPTPAIAYLTRTFQADAGIVISASHNPHDDNGIKFFSSEGTKLPDDVELMIEELLDQPMTVVESAGIGKASRINDASGRYIEFCKGSVPSGTSFKGLKLVIDCAHGAAYKVAPSVFRELGAEVRVISAQPDGLNINDGCGSTHIAALQAEVVAQQADLGIAFDGDADRVLMVDQYGAVVDGDELLFIIARDLQERGRLRGGVVGTLMSNLGLELALADLNIPFIRANVGDRYVIAELLARNWQLGGENSGHLVCFQHTTTGDAIIAALQVLMALKRRGQSLVEARGDLKKCPQVLVNVRFAGAVDPLEHPSVKEACARVTESMAGRGRVLLRKSGTEPLVRVMVEGDEEATVRSYADELAKIVAEVCA; encoded by the coding sequence ATGGCTAGAAAGTACTTCGGCACCGACGGCATTCGGGGGCGCGTCGGTCAGTTCCCCATTACCCCCGATTTCATGCTCAAGCTCGGTTGGGCGGCAGGCATGGCATTTCGTAAGCAGGGCAAGTGCCGCATTCTCATCGGCAAGGACACGCGTATCTCGGGCTACATGTTCGAGTCCGCCCTGGAGGCGGGGCTGGCTGCGGCCGGTGCCGACGTGCAGCTGCTCGGGCCAATGCCGACACCGGCTATCGCCTATCTGACGCGCACATTCCAGGCGGATGCCGGCATTGTCATCAGTGCCTCGCACAATCCGCACGATGACAATGGCATCAAGTTCTTCTCCAGTGAGGGCACCAAGCTGCCGGATGACGTGGAGTTGATGATCGAGGAGCTCCTCGATCAGCCTATGACGGTGGTCGAGTCCGCCGGAATTGGCAAGGCGTCGCGGATCAATGACGCTTCTGGTCGCTACATCGAGTTCTGCAAGGGCAGTGTGCCCAGCGGTACCAGCTTCAAGGGGCTGAAGCTCGTCATCGACTGCGCCCATGGCGCTGCCTACAAGGTGGCGCCGAGCGTTTTTCGCGAATTGGGTGCGGAGGTCCGGGTCATTTCCGCTCAGCCTGATGGCCTCAATATCAACGATGGCTGTGGTTCCACGCATATCGCTGCGCTGCAGGCCGAAGTGGTCGCGCAGCAGGCCGATTTGGGCATCGCCTTCGACGGTGATGCGGATCGCGTGCTGATGGTCGATCAGTACGGTGCGGTGGTTGATGGCGACGAGTTGTTGTTCATCATCGCCCGCGATCTGCAGGAGCGCGGGCGACTGCGCGGTGGTGTGGTCGGCACGTTGATGAGCAACCTGGGTCTAGAGCTGGCGCTGGCGGACCTCAACATCCCGTTCATTCGTGCCAATGTTGGTGATCGTTACGTGATCGCCGAATTGCTGGCGCGCAACTGGCAACTGGGTGGCGAAAATTCGGGGCACCTGGTCTGCTTCCAGCACACCACCACCGGCGATGCGATCATTGCGGCGCTACAGGTGCTGATGGCGCTCAAACGTCGTGGTCAGAGCCTGGTCGAGGCGCGTGGCGATCTGAAGAAGTGCCCGCAGGTGCTGGTCAATGTGCGTTTTGCCGGCGCGGTCGATCCGCTCGAGCACCCTTCCGTGAAGGAGGCTTGTGCGCGGGTGACCGAGAGCATGGCGGGTCGCGGTCGCGTATTGCTGCGCAAGTCCGGTACCGAGCCGCTCGTTCGAGTGATGGTCGAAGGTGACGAAGAGGCTACGGTTCGCAGCTATGCCGATGAATTGGCTAAGATTGTTGCCGAAGTCTGTGCTTGA
- the folP gene encoding dihydropteroate synthase, with the protein MSRQKHLSRLPCGSRFLDLSRPQVMGILNVTPDSFSDGGRFTARDAALRHAQQMVAAGATLIDIGGESTRPGARLVSPTEELERVAPMVEAIARELDVIISVDTSTPAVMRESARLGAGLINDVRSLQRDGALDAAADSGLPVCLMHMRGEPGNMQDDPQYPDIVSEVRDFLVERMDACATVGIPAERIVLDPGFGFAKTLEHNLLLFKRMSELSDLGCPLLVGVSRKSMIGKVLGHEVGGRLYGSLALAALALTKGAHILRVHDVAETVDVVRMIAAVEAAQ; encoded by the coding sequence ATGTCTCGACAGAAACACCTGAGCCGGCTGCCCTGTGGCAGCCGGTTTCTTGATTTGTCCCGTCCGCAAGTGATGGGCATCCTCAATGTCACCCCTGATTCCTTTTCCGACGGTGGGCGTTTTACTGCACGCGACGCCGCCTTGCGTCATGCGCAGCAGATGGTCGCCGCTGGCGCGACGCTCATCGATATTGGCGGTGAGTCCACGCGACCGGGGGCGCGGCTCGTTTCTCCGACCGAGGAGCTGGAGCGCGTTGCGCCAATGGTCGAGGCCATCGCTCGTGAGTTGGACGTCATCATCTCCGTAGATACCTCGACGCCAGCTGTCATGCGCGAAAGCGCAAGGCTTGGGGCGGGGTTGATCAACGACGTGCGCTCCTTGCAACGCGATGGCGCTCTCGATGCTGCAGCTGACAGTGGCTTGCCGGTGTGCCTGATGCACATGCGCGGTGAGCCGGGCAACATGCAGGACGATCCGCAATATCCGGATATCGTCAGCGAAGTGCGGGATTTTCTCGTAGAGCGCATGGACGCATGTGCGACGGTCGGCATTCCCGCTGAGCGGATCGTGCTCGATCCAGGCTTTGGCTTTGCCAAGACGCTGGAGCACAATCTGCTCCTGTTCAAGCGCATGAGCGAGCTGTCTGACTTGGGGTGCCCCTTGTTGGTCGGCGTGTCGCGCAAGAGCATGATTGGCAAGGTGCTGGGGCATGAGGTCGGCGGGCGTCTGTATGGCAGCCTGGCATTGGCCGCCCTGGCATTGACCAAGGGCGCACATATTCTGCGTGTGCACGATGTCGCCGAAACGGTGGACGTGGTGCGCATGATCGCTGCGGTTGAAGCGGCGCAATAA